TCGAgattggaaaaatattagttcTAAAATTAGAAAGCATGAAACAACTAGAGAGCATATTACTAACATGAACACTTGGCTAGATTTGGAAATGagattgtaaaaaataaaacaatagataaaaatatccaagaacaaattaacaaagagaaagatcgttggaaaaaagttttattaagAATTATTGTTGTAGTAAAGAATCTTGGTAAAAATAATTTGGCATTCcgaggaaaaaaatgaaaacatttatgaagaaaataatggaaaatttttaagTCTAATTGAAATGATTGCAGAATTTGATCCAGTTATGCAAGAACATATTAGACGTATTCAAAATGGTGGAATCCATAAACATTATCTTGGacataaaatacaaaatgaattgATACAACTGTTAGCAAATGAGATTAAAtgtaaaattatcaaaaagatcaaagaagcaaaatatttttcaataatactTGATTGTACACCAGATGTAAGTCATCAAGAACAAATGTCTCTCATATTACGATGTGTTGATATTTCAACAAGTCCAATAAAAATAGTAGAACATTTTGTTGAATTTGTGAAAGTTGACTACCAAAAAAAGGTATTTTTGATGAAATTATAAATGTAATAAATattcttgaacttgatattaaTGATATACATGGACAAGGATATGATAATGGGTCTAATATGAAAGGAAAACATCAAGGGGTTCAAAAAAGACTTCTTGATATAAATCCTAGAGCATTTTACACACCATGTGGTTGTCATTAGTCTTAACCTTGTACTATGTAATATGGCCAATTCTTGTCCAAAAGCTATatcattttttagagttatacAACGCATATAtacattgttttcttcttctacaaaaagatgaaaaattttACAAGATAATGTGTCAGGTTTAACTCTTAAGTTATTATCACAAACACGATGGGAAAGTCGCATTAAAAATgtaaaagcaataaaattcCAAGCTCCACAAATAAGAGATGCTTTGTTACAATTAGCACAAACAAGTGAAGatcctaaaataaaaagtgaagcTGATTGTTCAGTAACATATGAAATTGAAAGTTTTGAGTTCTTATTGGGTATGACTATTTGGTATGGCATATTATTTGCCATCAACTCTGTTAGTAAAAACTTACAATCAAAAGACATGCTCATTGATGTTGCTATAGATCAATTAAAATGtctcatttcttattttaaagaatatagAGAAAATGGATTTACATCTGCAATgaattcatctaaaaaaaatgcattggaAATGGAAATAGAACATGTATTTCGTAAGAAATGTATAATTCATAGAAAGaaacaatttgatgaaaatgttCATAATGAGATAACACGTTCTGCTGAAAAATCTTTTAGAATtgattatttcttatatataatagataaagCAATTAGTTCAATTGAGAATAGATttgaacaatttcaaatatatgaagatatttttggttttctatttAATTTCACAAAATTGAAGTCACTAGATAATGATAGTTTACAAAAATACTGTCTTAAACTTGAAGATTTTCTTAAACATGatgtttattatgatattgatgatttagatttattttcagagttaaaggtttaaaaaaaaaatgtacaaataaAAGATTGTACTCCAATTgacatactaaattatataaaaagattagattcatttccaaatacaTGCATTGCTTATAGGATTTTACTAACAATACCTGTTACAGTAGCTTCGgcagaaagaagtttttcaaaattaaaattaataaaatcatatttaagatCGACAATGTCCCAAGAATGATTAAGTGGATTAGCTAACTATcgattgaaaatgagatgttagaagaacttgaatacaaaaatttaattagtccatttgcatctcaaaaggcaagaaaaatagattttaaacgaaatatattataatataaaaatattaaataaatattaatttaattgatatataagtataaaaaatgcccaatttttaATTCTTGCCTTAAGCTCCAAAATGTCTAGGGCCGGCCCTGAACCGGGtattcaaggattaagatgtagtaatcttcaaagtggcagtcaacattcatgactttgtattactatgaatattttaatgaaaatgttgCATGtgtaataaagtcttgggatataatttattaataaagcctagaatgcaattatatttatatattggttttaaatataattaatggtaattctagacttgtcaagagttgacagataagcccaaggcccattgaggctagagtcttatttattccatttttgtcacactccaagccacatactaaaacccaattggaatggcctaAAAGGCtggtccaattagataatcagttagatataaggagagaaacatacaaaattttgtgtggaatgaaatggtgtgtatgtgagtgtaagccactctcttattctcccttgaacacatacgtgtaaattgattgagagaACACACTTCTTGGGCGGAAGTGAAGCTTAAAaatgttcccaagtacttctaatctttggtttttgaatttcaccgcaccaagttacgctttcttattcttaaattctaaaacttagatagtgcatgttatcaaatgtgaatgaagtaaatccgttaatttttcccTACGTAcattttgtatgcgatacaaactatgtttttcccAACAGGTTGATTCCCTCGAAGAATCATTGGAGGACTAGTTCCCTTGAAGAACTACCATATTGAGTGAGTAAGAGAATTAGAGAGTTGAATCACTGGGGGCTGTTTGGCAAGCAAGTTATAACactttttcacacattttttcactcacacgtatatcaaaaacacccaaataacataattttaatTACTCTCCCAAACACCTCATGAGTATTCTACCACTATATGGTCGacatgtttctaaaaataaaaaataaaactcatggAATTGAATAGTCTTATAATGATAGATATTTTAAGTGAAGACTATGGACCTATTGTGAGAGTTTGAAgcttaatataaataattgaaagaaaaataaaataaagaggtGGAGAGGCTTAGAAGGCAAGAGGCAAGAGCGGTGCGTGCGTTCCACGTGACACACTTGCACGTGCTATCATGTTAGTGAGTGTAGACATGATAAGCATGACGCACGTGTGAGAGAGGGGAGCACCGTCCtgaaggaaggaaggaaagaAGGAAGGGTGAATAGATTCTAGCCACGTGGAATTTGACCAGACCAATGGGTTGGCTTTTGAAACCCCAAGCCCAACCTTAAAGACCTCTCACATGTTTGCTGACACTGCTCCAACTTGGTCACGTGCTCTTCGGACCCACCCCACCCTTATTTAATAGTTTAGGCAAAGTAAAAGAACCAAagagttaaaataataaaaaatttatttactgtataaaataaaaaggtaaacaTTAAATAGTTAGTTAAAAATGTATGTAACTATTATTATGTTGACATTTAACTGTAACTGTAACCGGACTTTATCcatttacaatatatatattattttaagatgGTCCATTTACCAATGCTAATGGGGATTGGTGTAGAATGACTCGGGCCATCAGACTCAGTTGGTGGCACAGAGACACTTATACCccgagaagaaaaaaaaaaggtcctcatacattgagttttttttagttaccaaatttaagaaatgATCATCAAAAGTTCTATAATTTGGTTACATTGTTTGCTCTCTTTTTATAAAGagaacaataatttaaattacaCTTTCTCATTGTTGTAATTAGTgaattataaaatgaaaaaaaattacatgtcatcattattttgatatatgtgttgtgaaaaattattagatattttgaaaacaacCACTGTTGTACTATTTTCTCTAGTGTGAAATTAGAATTTAGGAGTATAAGTTATTGGATATtaaccaaacaaacaagaatggggaaaaaaaattataatgactATTAGTATATTAGAGAAGCTCATCATTCAAttattggtttatttatttatttataattctcAAGCGCAGTGAGGAAGGGGATTtaaacattgatttttttaataaagagaaAGTTATGTCACTGAGTTacaaaaaacttaacaatgaaTATTTGTAATCGATGAAAACAATGAATTCTAAAGAAACATACCTTAATAATTGTGATAAAGTTCATCAATGCATATGCtcaatatttaaacaatttgCATTGGAAAACATGTTACCAGAAAAATATGTGCCATTATTCTTGAGCTCAATTTGAAATTggcctttataaaaaaatgtgacattattctaaaattaatgaATTGGATTAAGAAtctgtttaaaatttattagttagagaaaaaagaacgattttaaatgaaaacacaaaaactttAGTGTTTCGATTTATGTTTCTAAGAAAATTACACCTTTAAAATTGGAGAAAAAATTTGTTTCCAAATCGAAACTTGTGTGGTGTTTTTAAAATCCTTAGAAAATTTGTTACTCATGGACGTCTTTATGAGTTGTAAGGGggataattcgatagttagGGAAGTAGAAATATCAGGAGTTGCCCATTGAGCTAAGAAgctcttttaattttatcatgcacttatttgcattttttttaaattatgcttTCAAATTATACCCTTTAAAATCaacatttcttaaaaataaacacACTTTTTTAACCAACTGAGCCATTTAGGCaccctatacaaatatataatttatataaaacatgagacgtttgactttttgttaacATTTTAATAATTGTGTCACGTAAGCTTTTAAGATCTTACAAGTTTACAcatcatcattatcatatatatatttttaattaaatttaaattttattatatatttaaactcTCCGCTAAAATCTTTGAatgatatattttcttttaagtgttaaaatatatagttttatatacGAGCACTATCATACTAAAAGcctaatgtgtgtgtgtgtatatatatatatatatatttttttttttttcatatacaaacacaattataataaatacttaataataattatcaaattttatatttaaatatcataTTAGAGTAATGCTAGAAATTTTATCATAACCCTAcatgtttaatttgttttcatCTTTGCCCTTTatgctttaaaattttcatttgatccTTCatgattttgttcaattttttgtacGAGgctttacattttaaattttcataaagggttaaaatgaaaattttgaaacataaaagaccaaacataaaaatgaaacaaagcGACTATTACATATTGAACGTAATATTACTGGCTTCatgattttgttcaattttttgtatGGTGCTTtacattttgaattttaaatttttatgaagggttaaaatgaaaattttgaaacgtaAAAGACCAAacagaaaaatgaaacaaagtGACTATTGGACACATCAATAAttagtaaaaatgttgtaagatAGTTTGTGGTTATAGTATTATTCatcatattataaattttttttgggtgcattGTACATGTTACCTactaatttttgaatttgaactcAAGAACTTTAATATTCAGTTAATCTTTACTTAACTAGAAACTTTGATTGAGAATCTTACTTAATTACCTATGACCCATGCTTTACCTAACATGAAGTAATTACTTATAAAAGAGGGGTTTACATTGGCCTTTTATCTTATGTGGCAGGTAAGAATCAAAGTGAAAATTATGCAAAGTAGCCACGTGGATAACATCATGACCGTTGTTTTTGGTTAAGTTGAGCTGTAACCATCGTGCTAAAACGTGGGTAGGCAATATAATAACAAGTAATGATAGGGCAATAGGGGTTAGAAAGTACAGttaatttaatggaaaactCAGAGggaagaaattttaaaataaaggagaaaaaaaaagagcacaaaacccaagaaaaaaaattattagcgGCAGAGGAATCCGGCTGTAAACTTGGACATTATTGGAAGAGTAACTGCGACAAAACCTGCAAGAGAttgattcttaaggattttaatttaattttcaacattcatggttttttctttccttaattttaattatttaatcacaTCATTAATTGACAAGTAATGTGATAGTATTAATTGGTTGGcctttttgtttagtttaaaaTGTTTTCGCCCTCTAAAGTCTAAACAGCCTTCCCCAATAAAGAGCCCTGAAATGTGCCTGGGGCTTTGCTGCTAGCTATCTTTTTAGGTGGCTGTGTGTGTGTGCTCATTAAACTTGGTTTGTGTGAATTATTtcttcctcaaaaaagaaaaaagaaaaaaagtttagtgTGACTTGTTGTATGGTGATTAATGAGAAAGTTCAATTACATATTTTTGATTTGGGAGATTGTgaattgtgtaaaaaaaaaaaaagtagtgagtttatgtgaaaataattatcatttattaCTAACAATTGACCACTATAACAAGTTGTgagaaataataacaaattgtATAATTTAGGTTTGGTTTACcttcagtatttttttaaaaagaatttcttttgttttaatgagagattgtcatatcacctattaactaaataaaatatatgaattaatACCTATTACCacttgtcattgtatatttaaaacaaaatgatatatccagttaaaaaagtactagaggtAAGCCAGACCTGTGTAATTTTAGAAGAATAAGACATAATTTAATGAGCCATACACATATTATAATGACAAATGATTGtctatgtttttgaaaatattagagttataaactattttacgaaatttaaaaaaagttgttgatgtgataagtggttattagtaaatgaaaaaaaaatttattttagtagtGAGCACATATAATGTGATAACTAGTAAAATGttttcataacaaaaatttgtaaattttttttcaaatagtttATAACTGTAGCATTACTCGTCAATGTAATAGTAGTATTTGATGCATTATGATAATTGCTTTTGGTTTcgatattttatattatggatTTGAACTTATGatatttgttttataataattgccctttattttttatttttgactaAGAAAGTACTACataattgctctttattattaggTTAAAATACCAATAACctgtgcttaaaaaaaaaatccaataactTTGTTATGAATGAGGTTggattttttaatcttttttcttaatttttatggaAAGTGAGGTTGGAATTTACGTCTactatttaataataaatgtttttactaattgaactaatcgaaaattaaaaaaatacataattaatacatatatttttttcatgagTCCTACGAGCACACATTAAGCcattcattttttgaaatattttatggaaaattgaaaaaattgtaaaactttttcaattctcgataaaactttttcaaaaaatagtatattattgtgtgcccttagagTACATATTAGTaaaatcattttgaaattttggaattttatcCCTTCTTTTATGTGAAGAGGAAAGTCTTTTACGTGACATCAAGTTTGTCCGGCCAAAAGTTAAGGAAAATAAACTTGGTAATTCCCACCAAACTTGGTTAATTGAGactaaattagtaatttattaaACTTAAACAAGCATTAGGATTGCCCCTAGATTTCGTATCTTTAATCCCTTACTTTCATTAAAAGAGAATACCGTTACTAAttcccacttaaaaaaaaaaaacacaaaatatattgaaagagTAAAGAGTACTAAAACATCCCAAAAGAAAtgctaaaaaaagtaaaagtataACTGTAtcgtaatttaaacaatttaatagctaaaaaaaaagaaaaaagagatacatatatattttttgttttttatctttatttttgataaaaagatTAGACAGAGAgtatagttaaataattaataataataattgcaatAATAAGAACTTTACAGAACTTGCAAGTCACTTCCTATTATTTAATTCGTACATCTCTGCATGTAGAAAGATGCTCCAATTACGTCCAAATTACACTTATGCCCCTCCCTTTTACTCCTCAAAACCCCACCCCTCCTCTCCCACTTTCActctctgtctctttctctctcagaCACACACTCagctctcactctctctctaaaaaagcacaactctctctttctcactctcatACATATATAATGGAAGTGCCGGAGGTATATATGGGAGGCTACTTTGGCGGCGCCGGAGGAGCTGGCCAGTACTCGCCGGAGAAGCAGAAGACTACCGAGCACTTCACCGTCGATGACCTTTTGGACTTTTCGAACGAGGACGCTGTCATGGCCGACGGTTTCTTAGACAATGTGACCGCCAATTCCACCGACTCCTCCACCGTCACCGCCGTCGACAGCTGCAATTCCGGCTCCAGACCTCATTTCTCCGCCTGCATTGGCTACCGCAGCTTCGCCGACTCTCAGTTCTCCGGCGACCTCTGCATTCCGGTAATTCCTCaaaatttttgactttttttaaaacttcaaggTTTCAATTTCCACTTTCGAAATTCGgagccaaaaaaatatttaaaatttgaattaaacaattgtcgttattaattaattaattaattaatatatttgggGGGTTTTGATACAGTACGACGACTTGGCTGAGCTGGAGTGGCTGTCAAATTTTGTAGAGGACTCATTCTCGGCCCAACAAGACTTTCAGGCCTTGCCCTATCTCACTGGGCCCACCACAACCCCCACCCCAACAACCGCAACCGTTTCGAAAACCCAACGAGCCTCCGAATCGTCATCCTCATCCGAAACGGTTCTCCCATCACGAAACGCACCGTTTTTCAAGCCCGAAACGCCTCTCCCAGGCAAAGCACGAAGCAAGCGCTCACGCGCCGCTCCCTGCGACTGGTCCACGCGCCTCGTCCACCTCGCAACAACTCCAGAAGACCAaaagcaacagcaacagcaacagcaacagcaatcGATACTGACGACGAAAACGACGACGTCGAAGAAAAAAGAGTCCAGTACCATGGACTccacttcctcctcctcctcctcctcctcttcggGGAGGAAGTGTCTCCACTGTGGCTCCGAAAAGACGCCACAGTGGAGGACTGGGCCCATGGGCCCAAAGACACTATGCAACGCATGCGGAGTTCGGTTCAAGTCGGGTCGGCTCGTGCCCGAGTACCGACCCGCCGCGAGCCCGACTTTTGTGTCGGCCAAGCATTCTAATTCGCATAGGAAGGTTTTGGAGCTGAGGCGGCAGAAGGACATGCAAAGAGCTCAGCATCAACAGTTTCTTAGTCAAGCTTCCATTTtcggcggtggcggtggcggtggcggtggcggaGATGATTATTTGATtcatcaccaccatcatcatcatcagcgTAGTGGGCCTGACTTTCGGCATTTGATTTAGTCGGTGCTAGTGttgacttgtttttttttttttttttttacttgtgctaatttttcttactttgaATTTGTAGGCtcttttaattctattttttggttaagcaaagaaagaagaaaaaaaatttaaggggaaatgaggttgtttttgtttttttggtattaGAATCAAAAATGTACTTTTGATTTGGCTTAATTGGCCAAATTTGGCAAATTTAGAATCAAGCAATTTTTCTCTAAGAGATGTTTGCTTTGCTTAGAACTTATATTTTGGGAGCTTAATTCAAACCCATTAATTCTATTTCATAGAAGTATTACTCAGCATTGTGTTAAGGATTTGATTATATATGTGGTAAAGAGAGATTAAGTTATAAAGAAATGACAATTGGGAGTAATTTTTTGGAATAAACTCAGCCAAGTAAAGTGCACCACTTTTATGGGACCATTGGGCCACGGATGGTATGGTGAGAAACAGTCCATGCCTCGAATGTGAAGCATTACATGTGATGAAACTCATTGGTTCAATGGACAATGACAtgtttctgaaaaaaaaaaaaaggacaatgaCATAAGTggggtttcaaaaaaaaaaaaaatgatataatgaACACTGAAGGATGCTTCTATGATCCTCCAATTATGCATATTTATTAGATTCTTGGCTTTTGATTCGAATAGAATTTGATTTGTGGCTATCAAAATTTGtgaaattcattaaattttataagcaccctttgttatatatatatatatatgaata
The sequence above is drawn from the Castanea sativa cultivar Marrone di Chiusa Pesio chromosome 5, ASM4071231v1 genome and encodes:
- the LOC142634304 gene encoding GATA transcription factor 9-like, which codes for MEVPEVYMGGYFGGAGGAGQYSPEKQKTTEHFTVDDLLDFSNEDAVMADGFLDNVTANSTDSSTVTAVDSCNSGSRPHFSACIGYRSFADSQFSGDLCIPYDDLAELEWLSNFVEDSFSAQQDFQALPYLTGPTTTPTPTTATVSKTQRASESSSSSETVLPSRNAPFFKPETPLPGKARSKRSRAAPCDWSTRLVHLATTPEDQKQQQQQQQQQSILTTKTTTSKKKESSTMDSTSSSSSSSSSGRKCLHCGSEKTPQWRTGPMGPKTLCNACGVRFKSGRLVPEYRPAASPTFVSAKHSNSHRKVLELRRQKDMQRAQHQQFLSQASIFGGGGGGGGGGDDYLIHHHHHHHQRSGPDFRHLI